A genomic stretch from Thunnus maccoyii chromosome 19, fThuMac1.1, whole genome shotgun sequence includes:
- the ch25hl2 gene encoding cholesterol 25-hydroxylase-like protein 2, with the protein MSTGRLLKTEALSWMSDGSNMTGGLFQGLALQPVWDYLHQNHHDLLRSPLFPVVLSVTTYFFLVGLYTVLDLLAPTWPCINRYRLHPDRPVTWPNIWTTLGVTIYNHLLYIFPAAVAQWLWRPPTPLPREAPTLWGFFLGILGCIVVFDFQYYLWHLLHHRVPWLYRTFHSVHHQYNQPFSLVTQYLSGWELFSVGFWATVDPVLLQCHCLTTWGFMVFNVYVSTEDHCGYDFPWSMHNLVPFGLWGGAPKHDAHHQRPGTNFAPFFSHWDWLGGSHTVPNPSSHAAPGEPDEMKGRKD; encoded by the coding sequence ATGAGCACAGGCCGGTTACTTAAAACTGAGGCTTTATCCTGGATGTCGGATGGGAGCAACATGACTGGGGGCCTGTTCCAGGGTTTGGCCCTGCAGCCTGTCTGGGACTACCTCCACCAGAACCACCACGACCTCCTGAGGAGCCCTCTCTTCCCTGTGGTCCTCTCTGTCACCACCTACTTCTTCCTAGTTGGCCTCTACACTGTGTTGGACCTGCTGGCTCCCACCTGGCCCTGCATCAACCGCTACAGGCTCCATCCTGACCGTCCTGTCACCTGGCCTAACATCTGGACTACCCTGGGTGTCACCATCTACAACCACCTGCTCTACATCTTCCCTGCTGCAGTCGCCCAGTGGCTGTGGAGGCCGCCTACCCCACTGCCTCGTGAAGCGCCCACTCTCTGGGGCTTCTTCCTGGGCATCCTGGGCTGCATAGTGGTCTTTGACTTCCAGTATTACCTCTGGCACCTGCTACACCACCGCGTTCCTTGGTTGTACCGCACTTTCCACTCCGTGCACCACCAGTATAACCAGCCTTTCAGCCTGGTCACCCAGTACCTTTCTGGTTGGGAGTTATTCAGTGTGGGGTTTTGGGCCACAGTTGACCCTGTCCTGCTTCAGTGCCATTGCCTCACAACGTGGGGTTTCATGGTCTTTAACGTCTACGTTTCCACCGAGGACCACTGCGGCTACGACTTCCCGTGGTCCATGCATAACCTGGTGCCCTTTGGCCTCTGGGGTGGTGCACCCAAGCACGATGCTCATCATCAACGGCCAGGCACTAACTTTGCCCCATTCTTCTCTCACTGGGACTGGCTAGGAGGCAGCCACACTGTGCCAAATCCCTCCAGCCACGCTGCCCCGGGAGAGCCAGACGAGATGAAAGGGAGGAAAGACTAA
- the f2rl1.2 gene encoding coagulation factor II (thrombin) receptor-like 1, tandem duplicate 2 → MDLTRFLSLLLIFCCFSASNAQTGRGKGRGFIGIQDPKNSEQVSVDKATSDTLKSGLTTVFLPIIYILVFAVGLPANGMAVWVFLFRTKQHPSSIYMANLALADLLFVIWTPLKIAYHFGGNNWTYGEPLCKVLVSFFYGNMYCSILFIACLSVQRYWVVAHPLSQQRKNNKVAIGVCVAIWAFIWLSTTPLYLYNHTAKLKDPNITTCHDVTIIKDPLNPFPSVQLPYYYFIFMGMVVFLVPCIVIVVAYILLLKTLGESIGDSTATKNRQKAVVLIVTVLVTFLVCFIPSNIMLVLHYSLLKDGVVNNGYGFYIITLCLASLNSCLDPFIYYFVSEDFRNHVKNTLRCRSSRTVERMRVSFSSMKYSRKSKSYMSSTGDTQSSTC, encoded by the exons ATGGATTTAACTCGGTTTTTGTCGCTCCTtttaattttctgctgcttttctgcttCAAATGCCCAAACAG GAAGAGGAAAAGGACGGGGATTCATTGGGATTCAGGACCCTAAAAACTCAGAACAAGTTTCTGTGGACAAGGCAACATCTGACACACTGAAGAGTGGCCTCACCACAGTCTTCCTCCCAATCATCTACATCCTCGTGTTTGCAGTGGGGCTGCCTGCCAACGGTATGGCCGTCTGGGTGTTTCTCTTCAGGACAAAGCAGCATCCGTCGTCGATCTACATGGCCAACCTGGCTCTGGCTGACCTGCTCTTCGTCATTTGGACACCCCTAAAGATTGCCTACCATTTCGGTGGCAATAACTGGACCTACGGGGAGCCACTGTGCAAAGTCCTGGTGAGCTTCTTCTACGGGAACATGTATTGCTCTATTCTGTTCATCGCCTGCCTCAGTGTGCAGAGGTACTGGGTCGTGGCTCACCCTCTGTCCCAGCAGAGGAAGAACAACAAAGTGGCTATTGGTGTCTGTGTGGCCATCTGGGCTTTCATCTGGCTCTCCACCACACCTCTGTATCTGTACAACCACACCGCCAAGCTCAAAGACCCCAACATAACCACTTGTCACGATGTCACCATCATCAAAGACCCCCTCAATCCTTTCCCTTCTGTCCAGCTCCCCTACTACTACTTCATCTTTATGGGTATGGTTGTGTTCCTCGTGCCTTGTATTGTGATCGTCGTGGCCTATATTCTGCTGCTCAAGACCCTGGGGGAAAGCATAGGGGACAGCACGGCAACAAAAAACCGTCAGAAAGCCGTGGTGTTGATTGTGACCGTCCTGGTGACCTTCCTAGTGTGTTTCATCCCGAGTAACATCATGCTGGTGTTGCATTATTCTCTGCTAAAGGACGGAGTGGTAAATAATGGTTATGGCTTCTACATCATTACATTGTGTCTGGCCAGCCTCAACAGCTGCCTGGACCCGTTCATCtactactttgtgtctgaggacTTCAGAAACCATGTGAAGAACACACTGCggtgcaggagcagcaggactGTAGAGAGGATGAGGGTTTCTTTCAGTTCCATGAAATACTCCAGGAAGAGCAAATCATACATGTCGAGTACTGGGGACACACAGAGCAGTACCTGCTAG